A stretch of the Capra hircus breed San Clemente chromosome 10, ASM170441v1, whole genome shotgun sequence genome encodes the following:
- the LOC102183694 gene encoding olfactory receptor 11G2-like gives MNMSSRETTHSVTHFILLGFSSSPEMQLLYFGLFSAAYILTLMGNTAIVCAVRWDQRLHTPMYIFLGNFSFLEICYVTTTVPNMLANFLSSSKSISFVSCFAQFYFFFSFGCDEGFYLCIMAFDRSLAICRPLHYPRIMTKELYTGLVIFGWSCGFILFLTPVVLISQLPFCNPNIIDHFMCDPVPLMMLSCSEDITTQLIYSAFNAVFMTGTFLFILCSYALVILAVLRMPSPASKRKAFSTCVSHLAVVILFFGSVMVMHVSPGSGHPVKVQKIVTLFYSVITPLCNPLIYSLRNNEMKAALKKVFGAEISVLKT, from the coding sequence ATGAATATGTCCAGCAGGGAAACCACCCACTCTGTTACCCACTTTATCCTCCTGGGCTTTTCCTCAAGCCCAGAAATGCAGCTCCTCTACTTCGGGCTCTTCTCAGCAGCCTATATCCTGACCCTGATGGGGAACACAGCCATTGTCTGTGCTGTGCGGTGGGATCAGCGCCTTCACACCCCCATGTACATCTTCTTGGGGAATTTCTCTTTCCTGGAAATATGTTATGTCACCACAACCGTCCCTAATATGTTGGCCAACTTCCTGTCCTCAAGCAAGTCCATCTCCTTCGTGAGCTGTTTTGCACAGTTCTACTTCTTCTTCTCTTTCGGGTGTGACGAGGGCTTCTACCTTTGCATCATGGCCTTTGACAGGTCTCTTGCCATCTGCCGTCCTCTGCATTACCCACGCATCATGACTAAAGAGCTCTACACTGGCCTCGTCATCTTTGGGTGGTCCTGTGGGTTCATTCTCTTCCTAACCCCAGTTGTTCTCATTTCACAGTTGCCCTTTTGCAACCCAAATATCATTGACCATTTTATGTGTGATCCTGTCCCATTGATGATGCTGTCCTGTTCTGAAGACATCACCACACAACTCATTTACTCTGCTTTCAATGCTGTTTTCATGACTGGCACCTTTCTCTTCATCCTTTGCTCCTATGCGCTGGTGATTCTGGCCGTGTTAAGGATGCCCTCACCAGCCAGCAAACGcaaggctttctctacttgtgtgTCTCATCTAGctgtggtaattctgttttttggCTCTGTTATGGTGATGCATGTTAGTCCTGGATCAGGACACCCAGTGAAAGTGCAAAAAATTGTGACCTTGTTTTATTCTGTAATAACACCCCTCTGCAATCCTCTAATTTATAGCCTCAGGAACAATGAGATGAAGGCTGCTCTAAAGAAAGTCTTTGGGGCTGAAATATCTGTTCTTAAAACATAA
- the LOC102176964 gene encoding olfactory receptor 11H6-like produces the protein MELVLNPEPVCGCQIRRMHISEASNISGSVSEFILLGFPCRREIQILLCVMFSLVYLLTLLGNAAIICAVWSSRKLHTPMYVLLANFSFLEMCYVSSDVPKMLADIISQTKSISYAGCLLQFYFFFSMCAAEGYFLSAMSFDRFLAICRPLHYPTIMTYQLCARLVVFCWAGGFLSILMPAVLMSRVPFCGPNVIDHFFCDLGPLLALSCAPVPKTTLTCATVSSLIIFITFLYILGSYTLVLRAVLRVPAGSGRNKAFSTCASHFLVVSLFYGSVMVMYVSPGSRSHPGTQKFVTLFYCMATPFFNPLIYSLRNKDMKDALKKVLCASEISKNAEK, from the exons ATGGAGCTGGTTTTAAATCCAGAGCCTGTCTGTGGGTGTCAG ATCAGAAGAATGCACATCTCAGAAGCCAGTAATATCTCTGGGTCTGTGAGTGAGTTCATTCTCCTGGGCTTCCCCTGCCGCAGAGAGATCCAGATCCTCCTCTGTGTCATGTTCTCCCTCGTCTACCTGCTGACCCTCCTTGGGAACGCGGCCATCATCTGTGCCGTGTGGTCAAGCCGGAAGCTCCATACACCCATGTATGTCCTCCTGGCCAACTTCTCCTTCCTGGAGATGTGCTACGTCAGTTCCGATGTGCCCAAAATGTTGGCTGACATCATCTCCCAGACCAAGAGCATCTCCTACGCTGGCTGCCTGCTCCAGTTCTACTTCTTCTTCTCCATGTGTGCGGCTGAGGGCTACTTTCTATCTGCGATGTCCTTTGACCGGTTCCTTGCCATCTGTCGACCTCTACATTACCCCACCATCATGACTTATCAACTCTGTGCCCGATTAGTGGTTTTCTGCTGGGCAGGTGGCTTTTTATCAATACTGATGCCTGCAGTTCTTATGTCTCGGGTGCCTTTCTGTGGCCCTAATGTCATTGACCATTTTTTCTGTGACCTGGGACCATTGCTGGCACTGTCCTGTGCCCCTGTGCCCAAAACTACTCTAACGTGTGCCACTGTAAGCTCGCTTATCATTTTCATCACCTTCCTCTACATTCTTGGGTCCTATACCTTAGTTTTGCGAGCTGTACTTCGGGTCCCAGCTGGCTCAGGCAGGAACAAAGCTTTTTCTACCTGTGCCTCCCATTTCTTGGTGGTTTCCTTGTTCTATGGCTCAGTGATGGTGATGTATGTGAGTCCAGGCTCCAGGAGCCATCCTGGGACACAGAAATTTGTGACCCTGTTTTACTGCATGGCAACCCCATTCTTTAATCCTCTGATCTACAGCCTTCGGAACAAAGATATGAAAGATGCATTGAAGAAAGTCCTCTGTGCATCAGAAATTtctaaaaatgcagagaaatga